Proteins co-encoded in one Bacteroidota bacterium genomic window:
- the gcvT gene encoding glycine cleavage system aminomethyltransferase GcvT, with amino-acid sequence MEQHLKTTSLTNLHISLGAKMVPFAGYNMPVQYNNLIQEHHAVRNSLGIFDVSHMGEFRLKGEKALDLIQAVTSNDASKLEDGKVQYSCLPNDQGGIVDDLLVYRWKADEYYLVVNASNIEKDWNWISKHNTFGVEMINMSDDMSLLAVQGPNAIKALQKLTDINLSSLEYYSFTMGKMAGLSDVIISNTGYTGAGGFELYVMNKDAEAMWNAVMEAGKEYDIIPCGLGCRDTLRMEKGFCLYGHDINDTTSPIEAGLGWITKFTKEFTNSAFHKAIKENGPKKKLVGFEMIDRGIPRQHYTISDANGTVMGEVTSGTQSPSLNKAIGLGYVATEHAKAGTEIYINIRDKALKAVVCKIPFL; translated from the coding sequence ATGGAACAACATCTCAAAACAACTTCTTTAACAAATTTGCATATTTCTCTCGGTGCCAAAATGGTTCCCTTTGCAGGTTATAATATGCCCGTTCAATACAACAACCTTATACAGGAGCATCATGCAGTGCGTAACAGCCTGGGTATCTTCGATGTGAGCCACATGGGCGAGTTCAGGTTGAAAGGAGAAAAAGCCCTAGATTTGATACAAGCCGTCACGAGCAATGATGCTTCTAAATTGGAAGATGGCAAGGTACAATACAGTTGTTTGCCCAATGACCAAGGTGGAATCGTGGATGACCTTTTGGTTTATCGCTGGAAAGCTGATGAATATTATTTGGTCGTAAATGCCTCGAATATTGAAAAGGACTGGAATTGGATTTCCAAGCATAATACATTTGGCGTTGAGATGATCAATATGAGTGATGATATGTCACTACTAGCGGTGCAAGGGCCCAATGCAATTAAGGCATTGCAAAAATTGACAGATATAAATTTGTCATCGCTCGAATATTATAGTTTCACGATGGGAAAAATGGCTGGACTTAGTGATGTGATTATTTCTAATACAGGTTATACTGGTGCTGGCGGATTCGAATTATATGTAATGAATAAAGATGCCGAAGCCATGTGGAATGCAGTGATGGAAGCAGGTAAGGAATACGATATTATACCTTGCGGACTTGGCTGCCGCGATACTTTGCGTATGGAAAAAGGATTTTGTTTGTATGGTCACGATATTAATGATACCACTTCTCCTATTGAAGCAGGTTTGGGTTGGATTACCAAGTTCACCAAAGAGTTTACCAATTCTGCCTTCCATAAAGCAATTAAGGAAAACGGACCCAAGAAAAAATTAGTAGGTTTTGAAATGATTGACCGTGGTATTCCGCGTCAACATTATACCATATCAGATGCCAATGGCACGGTGATGGGCGAAGTAACTTCGGGTACACAATCGCCTTCGCTTAATAAAGCTATCGGACTGGGTTATGTAGCTACCGAACATGCAAAAGCAGGTACCGAAATATATATCAATATCCGCGACAAAGCCCTGAAAGCTGTTGTTTGCAAAATCCCTTTTTTATAA
- a CDS encoding response regulator encodes MSKKKIFIVDDDPMFSIMLSDYLEEKALYDITIFGTGEECIKQIYDNPDFVILDYNLNSFESTAMNGMQILERIKKINSNLQVIILSSQEKYGIASECIMKGANYYIIKDTSSFEEIGRLLED; translated from the coding sequence ATGTCAAAAAAGAAAATTTTTATAGTGGACGATGATCCCATGTTCTCTATCATGCTATCCGATTATTTGGAGGAAAAAGCACTATATGATATCACTATTTTCGGTACAGGCGAAGAATGTATCAAACAGATATACGATAACCCCGATTTTGTAATTTTGGATTATAATCTTAATTCGTTTGAGAGCACTGCTATGAATGGAATGCAGATATTAGAACGTATCAAAAAAATAAATAGCAACCTTCAAGTGATTATATTATCATCACAAGAAAAATATGGTATTGCCTCAGAATGTATTATGAAAGGTGCAAACTATTATATCATTAAGGATACTTCTTCGTTCGAGGAGATAGGAAGACTTTTGGAGGATTAA